AGTAAGGAAAGATACTGTTTGTGACACGCAAGTGTGTTTCACTTTGAGATGGAGCATGTGAGACCACCGTGCCCCTCTCAAGCCATAGGGAGTGACGGTGATTCAAAAACATGCCAGAGCACACAGGGCCGTAGATCTTACAGGGTTGATCAACTGGTAGTATCAGACTCCAACAGGAACTGGTTCTTGTTGTGTCATCCTGTGGTCTTGTCCataagtgaaataaatatttttcagttttagtaTGATTTGTGATTACGATTTACCTTTTTGAGTCTGAATTAGTTTTGACTGCAGTGACTTGAGAGTTAATACTGTTCATAGTAGAAATGTTCCGATGCCATTTTCCCctgtattttaacagctgtaggCTTCTAACTCTGTAAAGAAGTGATGATTTTATGACTTGGATGTTATGGAAGTTCTTCTATTATCTAGTTTGACAGTCATAACTGAAAAAGAATGCaaataaacaagtaaacaaatcTAGGAATCCACAATAATTACTTCCTTTAAATTGCTTTCAGCcacaatttataaaaataattgaGTGCTGCCACCTAGAGCTGGGCGATATGACCTTAAATcaatatcatgattatttcGAAAAGGTTTACCTCAATTAGGATTAATGGACGATTATTTTAAGAGTTTGCATACATTTTAATGTCTGGTAAACGGGTAATATAACCCTACTAGAATTCACCTCACTTCTCTAAAAACCACTCTTGCAAATGGCAGTACAGCACAAGTGCTGTTTTGAAGTGGTAAAGAAGTGATTGCCTGGAAAAGAAATTTGCAGTTTTATCAGAGGAAAACCAATGTGTTTTAAAGACATAGTATTAGATCAGGTCAATAAAATCTTCAGCAGTATCAGAGGCATTTTTCTGAGGCTGGTATTTGGAAAATCTCAACAGTTAAAAGCATGTAATTCAGAGTTGAAATGTTAAAGTCAGACTTTGTAGCCATTAACCCTCTTGTGTGCTCTTGCAGGAGGAGGGTGTAGATGTGATGAACAGAGAAACTGCTCATGAGCGGTAAGTTCTTTATTTATCAGTGCAGTTGGTGGATGAATAGATTTCCTTTTTGAAATGCTATTCAGTTGTAGTTGAAATGCTAAGTCATGAtcaaattgcttgttttgtgtttttgtacatgCAGGGAAGTTCAAGCTGCCATGCAGATGAGCCAGTCCTGGGAAGAAAGCCTTAGTCTGGTAAAAACAACTCTTCATTACAGATTGTCCAACCCTCATTAGTTATGTTTATATGTTCTCTGGCTGCAGATCCTTGAAAGTGGCTTCTGCTCTATCTTCCCACTGCATGTTATGGCCCCAGGCCAGTGCCGGCCTCTCTGTTTACCATAGAGTGGACAAGTACAAACATGCTAGATTAACACTTGAAACATATGGGAGTTAACAGGGCCACCAGTCTTTCAAGGTCAGACTGAGTTGGTAGTATAAAACTCCGACACTCTTGTCTTTAATGCTTTTTACAACTTCACTCGATATTACTATAGATTTACATTGAGAAAAGATAAACGTATGCATGacattgtgttttcagagtGACAATGATTTGGAGAAGTCTGTATCATCGTCTCCAAAGCGCATCGACTTTGTGCCTGTGTCGCCTGCCCCATCCCCAACCAGAGGGATTGGTAAAAAGGTACATCTGACCTCAGTATGTTTACATGCACTCCCTAACCTGATTATTCTGTGAAGGTAAAAAGTTAATGTACTTTCACAGTTTGTGGTAACCTGATTTTCAGAATAAGCGGCAATCAGACTAATGAATGGGAGTCTGTGTGGTAGCCTGCAGGAAGCAATTTATTGGTAAccaaagaaaccacaactttgTTCCTGTTGAGATTTTTGAGTAAATTGGTTTCTTAcagtttgctgctgcttcaataatcttttaaaaaattttttattGTAAGCTACATCAATGTACTTTAGAAATACTTCTTGGTATCTTGTTTACATTTTGCTACATATTTGAGGCAATGTTTATAGATGTCACAGATCTTTAAATGAATATCAAATAACAATCTGATTTCCTTAATCtggatcaaattaaattaataaaatgcatCTATTCAGTTTGATGTGTCAATGCTATTAGCTTTGTCTTCTGTTTCCCTTTCCTCCGAGCAGCAGTGTTTCTCTCCTTCATTACAAATCCTTGTAAGCAGCAATGGCCTAACACCCAGCCCAATACCCAGCCCAACACGGCGCTTCAGGTGAGgaccaagtttttttttataatactCTCTGTTGAAGTCCAGTACAACAACTGTAATTTCACTCCTGTGGCACTAAATGGTGTTCTTAGCTGAAAATGATACGATGTCTCTGCACTTAAAGACAATTTATATCATAATTTGTATACGTGTCTTAGTAAACTATAAATCTGTCTTTATGATACATCTGAAGATGACAGATTTTTGTCTTGTGCCTTTTGTTACTTGTTTGATTGTGTCTGCATTACAAAATATACTGGTTTGACAACATGCAAGTTTCTGTCTTCCTCAGCCGACGCAGTCAAAGCCCAATCAACTGCATCAGAGCCAGCATACTGGGGCCAATAAAACGCAAAGGTGAGATACTTGACATGCTATTTGAGAGAGAGACGTGTTCAGCATAATAGTTTTTTCTAGGTAAAAAAGAATATTGCTTGAAAGATGTATAtggtatttttttctctgcatggAGCCAATATGGTATTTAAGAAGATTTAAAAATCTATGATTGTGAGACGTTAATGAAACACCTTTTTTTAGGGACCATCTTCAAACAATAAACCTACATGAAGCTCTCATGGTTGAACATTTattaaataatgattaaaatattcaaatagcTTTTCTCTTAATAGTTCACTTGATTTTCTTGTTGATTTAGAGACTAAATAGCTCACTGTCAGCTGATAAGATCTGTACTTCATATTCACAACGAAACACTCATGCAGCTGTCGCTTTCTGATTCACCACATACTGTGAGCACAAAGATTTGTAAATGTCAGGCTCTCTTGACTCAGCAGGTGAGATGGAGACGGAGAGTCAACCCAAGAGGCTCTTCCAGGGCACCACCACCATGCTGTCATCCGACATCTCCAACCTGTCAGATCTTGGTTCTTGGTAAGATTCaagttgctttcagacctgcaccaaactcctgaagttttccggaggggctgtatgggACGCCAATGTCCAATTCAGTTGCTCTGGATGTTTTCCTGCCAACACCCTAGTAACATGTCTGGAAAATATCAGAGTGAGCACATGTAACAATATAGCACAGTGAGTGAGCGGGCATGTTGATGAAACACGAGACAgacgcaaaactggaagaatgatttgagagcttttgacAATAAAGGCAGATGCCGGTGTCTATGgtctgtaaacaaaaacatgtaggCAACCACCATAACTTTAGGAGCTATGGTTAAAATTAATTAGTAGGATTTTTGTGTCTTAACTTTGGGAATAACTGCTCTCCACTGTGCTTTAGATATATTGCAACTTCATCTGAAGTTTCCCTTATCGCACACCTGTCCTTTTAAACAGTACATACTTATTACTGTGCAAAATGTCTGATTTGTATTTTACACCCAGTTTTGAATATGACCTTTGAGTTCATTGCATACAGTCAACAGGCTTGTTCTGGCAATGTGTGGGAATGTAATATGAGTAGGTCTACTGTTGGAGCTCATTTTGTGttaatgtaaaatgttcatttaaatgtagttACTCATTCTGGAGGCTTCCGTACATGTCAgcattgtttttaaagtaaCATATAAATTTGAAAAGGGACTCAGTAAATGAAtcaattatattttaatgaattcTCTCCATCAGAGTGAATGTATAGACAATAATCAAGGATATGTTTGCCTTTGTAACCTCTATGGCAGCCATAACCCAACAAGACTTCTGTCGTTTCAGTCACTCCCCAGATTTACTGGATGTCAGTCTCAGCAGCGTCAGCTCCTCCACCGactccccaggcaaaatggaggGGGTGTCGCCCTCTTCGTCCAGCAACTCACCCTTCGCTTCCCTCCAGGATTTGTCGCCAAAATGAGACAGGGGATGGCAAAGAGACACTAAAAAGGACTGGCATAGAGGAAGAAAGTTCCCTCTCCCCAGGGAACCAGTTTCCTTCTCAGACCCTCCACCTCACCATCGGCTAGATTTAGTTTAATGTTCCCTGTGTTTGCTTTCATGGCTGCTCTCTGGAGGGTCTTGATATGTTTGAATTAAGGAAATGAAAGCCATGGACGAGGTTTGGTGTTTACAGAGGTTGAACCTAGTAAAACTGGGGATGACTGAAGTCACAGAGCATCAGCTGCTAGTTGAGGATCTTGGATGGTGCTTGGCTTCATATtgatattgtgttattttttataaagtGGCTATCCTGTTAAAACTGTCCCACCAGTTTCCCTCACTGGAGAGAGACATTGAGCactggacaaaaagaaagagacaattTGGATGTGTACATTTCTCCATATTTTTTGTGCTGGAAAACTTGTCTTCAGGCCTTTGTATGTACAGTCTGCGGATTTTGTAAGAAAAGATTTAACTTATTATTTCCTGCTTTGCTTGTAATTATGTACATATTAACTTTGTCAGATGTCGTACATAGTTTGGCTGTGAGGTGAATGTGGTCACACAACAGCAAAGGTTTTCTTTGTGAAAGGAACGTAAACTACTTCTGGGGTTTAGCAgattcaaaatatttttatgaGACAGGCTTTGAACTGTGGTGAAATGTTCTGTTGGGCTCTGTGCCCGTCGCCATTCGTTACTGCAACTCAGTGAAAATCGCAGTGAATTGTGGATGGAAGGACATGGTCTGTCAACACTAACAGTTCCTTTGTATCCTGTGTTCTTttcaggatgtttttttgtaGATAAGCAATTTAGAGAcatgattgttttttgttttttttcttctggcaaaaaatgtttctttatttatggAGAAAAAAGTTTATTATAGGAATTGGATGGTGATAGGTTTCTATCTCCACTAAAAAAATGACCcatttttgttgtcatttaCACCAAATCAGCTGACTGCCTGAAATAATTGGCAGTAAAATCAAAATGGCACCATACTGAGTGAAGAGActgc
This window of the Paralichthys olivaceus isolate ysfri-2021 chromosome 9, ASM2471397v2, whole genome shotgun sequence genome carries:
- the pabir2 gene encoding protein FAM122B isoform X1 gives rise to the protein MNNSGVMAQEKMELDLEIPSSLVQTDGHLRRSNSAPMINGLSDNSQVFQREVLRSRRNSTTVVNRPNMVPSSPIRVPSTRLHQIKQEEGVDVMNRETAHEREVQAAMQMSQSWEESLSLSDNDLEKSVSSSPKRIDFVPVSPAPSPTRGIGKKQCFSPSLQILVSSNGLTPSPIPSPTRRFSRRSQSPINCIRASILGPIKRKAGEMETESQPKRLFQGTTTMLSSDISNLSDLGSCHSPDLLDVSLSSVSSSTDSPGKMEGVSPSSSSNSPFASLQDLSPK
- the pabir2 gene encoding protein FAM122B isoform X3, which produces MVPSSPIRVPSTRLHQIKQEEGVDVMNRETAHEREVQAAMQMSQSWEESLSLSDNDLEKSVSSSPKRIDFVPVSPAPSPTRGIGKKQCFSPSLQILVSSNGLTPSPIPSPTRRFSRRSQSPINCIRASILGPIKRKGEMETESQPKRLFQGTTTMLSSDISNLSDLGSCHSPDLLDVSLSSVSSSTDSPGKMEGVSPSSSSNSPFASLQDLSPK
- the pabir2 gene encoding protein FAM122B isoform X2; the protein is MNNSGVMAQEKMELDLEIPSSLVQTDGHLRRSNSAPMINGLSDNSQVFQREVLRSRRNSTTVVNRPNMVPSSPIRVPSTRLHQIKQEEGVDVMNRETAHEREVQAAMQMSQSWEESLSLSDNDLEKSVSSSPKRIDFVPVSPAPSPTRGIGKKQCFSPSLQILVSSNGLTPSPIPSPTRRFSRRSQSPINCIRASILGPIKRKGEMETESQPKRLFQGTTTMLSSDISNLSDLGSCHSPDLLDVSLSSVSSSTDSPGKMEGVSPSSSSNSPFASLQDLSPK